A single genomic interval of Plantibacter sp. Leaf314 harbors:
- a CDS encoding DUF3151 domain-containing protein: MTGENLMATPPTLLPDDSATDAEFHAAVGSIEALAELLAAHPRSSLGWALLADAVHDPQSPIPGYAAARVGYHRGLDSLRGAGWRGQGPIPWSHAPNRGVLRSLYALRRSAKAIGETEEVERLDTFLREADPTASEEIEYLVAAAAPPTSAIVILGSD, from the coding sequence ATGACCGGTGAGAATCTGATGGCAACCCCTCCGACACTGCTGCCGGACGACAGCGCCACCGACGCCGAGTTCCACGCGGCCGTCGGTTCGATCGAAGCGCTGGCCGAGCTCCTCGCAGCCCACCCGCGCTCATCGCTCGGCTGGGCCCTGCTCGCAGACGCGGTCCACGACCCGCAGTCCCCGATCCCCGGCTACGCGGCAGCGCGCGTCGGATACCACCGGGGCCTCGACTCCTTGCGCGGCGCCGGCTGGCGCGGCCAGGGACCGATCCCGTGGTCGCACGCCCCGAACCGCGGCGTGCTGCGGTCGCTCTACGCCCTGCGCCGTTCCGCGAAGGCGATCGGCGAGACGGAAGAGGTCGAGCGACTCGACACCTTCCTGCGCGAGGCCGACCCGACGGCGTCCGAGGAGATCGAGTACCTCGTCGCCGCAGCGGCTCCGCCCACCTCGGCGATCGTCATCCTCGGTTCCGACTAG
- a CDS encoding TetR/AcrR family transcriptional regulator translates to MTTTEVPSSPPRAPRRDATENRVALLEAARLALRSDPDASLETIAAAAGLTRRSVYGHFATRDELVNAVVVAGAERVASSITAVRGDDPLTTIALIGDVLWAQVDHVRIMAPLAVRGPLRAVTAAALEPVRTLLLRTVQAGIADGSIRPDIDADILARLVESTAIGVLEEASRSELSTDAGRRLVMLATLGAVGLSWQDAGAVADRAATHTHEETTHAR, encoded by the coding sequence ATGACCACCACCGAAGTGCCGTCGAGCCCACCCCGGGCCCCGCGCCGCGACGCCACCGAGAACCGCGTCGCCCTGCTCGAGGCCGCCCGCCTCGCCCTCCGCAGCGATCCGGACGCGAGCCTCGAGACGATCGCAGCGGCCGCCGGTCTCACCCGCCGCTCGGTCTACGGCCACTTCGCCACCCGCGACGAGCTCGTGAACGCCGTCGTCGTTGCGGGCGCCGAACGCGTGGCCTCGTCGATCACGGCCGTCCGCGGCGACGACCCGCTCACGACGATCGCGCTCATCGGCGACGTCCTCTGGGCGCAAGTGGACCACGTGCGCATCATGGCGCCGCTCGCCGTGCGCGGCCCGCTGCGCGCCGTCACGGCAGCGGCCCTCGAACCGGTCCGCACCCTGCTCCTCCGCACCGTCCAGGCCGGGATCGCCGACGGCTCCATCCGTCCGGACATCGACGCCGACATCCTGGCCCGACTCGTCGAGAGCACCGCGATCGGCGTCCTGGAGGAGGCGAGCCGCTCCGAACTCTCGACCGACGCCGGTCGCCGGCTCGTCATGCTCGCCACCCTCGGCGCGGTCGGCCTCTCCTGGCAGGACGCCGGCGCCGTCGCCGACCGCGCAGCCACCCACACCCACGAGGAGACCACCCATGCGCGTTGA
- a CDS encoding YhgE/Pip domain-containing protein, which yields MKIFAMIRAELSRLWATPMSRLALVALMCVPLLYGGLYLWANQDPYAKLDQVPVALVVEDSGAPATDDTTGDATGETENYGDDIAEQLIEDGSFAWHEVSAADAARGVNDGTFDFSVTIPADFSTSLTSASGDAPRQATVQLTTNDANSYLATTIGEQAVKQIKATIVQTVNRQAAGRFLIALDTIKTKLVDASSGAAQLADGAQQAFDGAGTAQAGAATLASGTAQIAAGTASLPAQTDQLAAGAEQVAAGTSTLAGKGDEVGAAAQQLVNSIPTARAQIAQTLTENGFTPEQIAQVLALLDPVAADATTANERVQTVVSQVDQLNSGAQQVAGGARTLSNAMPALATGTQQAADGAASLQTGLTTLQTGLGTLRDGIVTLRDGLQSGADAIPATTPDSRTLQAKTIADPVKLTNASVTSAGTYGAGLAPFFVSLAAWIGIYALFLIVKPVSRRAITALHSPIKVTVAGWLTPGLLGTIQMVALFGILAGALHFEVHNPLGTYGMMALASLTFAAIILTLNVWFGSVGQFLGLVLMVAQLVTAGGTFPWQTLPAPLAALHHVLPMSYAVDGMRQLMYGGRMDAALQDAGVLLAWLAIALSLSAIGVTRMTHARTLRDLRPSLIG from the coding sequence GTGAAGATCTTCGCGATGATCCGCGCCGAACTCTCCCGCCTGTGGGCCACCCCCATGTCGCGCCTCGCCCTCGTCGCCCTCATGTGCGTGCCCCTGCTCTACGGCGGCCTGTACCTGTGGGCCAACCAGGACCCGTACGCGAAGCTCGACCAGGTCCCCGTGGCGCTCGTCGTCGAGGACTCCGGTGCACCGGCGACCGACGACACCACGGGTGACGCGACCGGTGAGACGGAGAACTACGGCGACGACATCGCCGAGCAGCTCATCGAGGACGGTTCCTTCGCCTGGCACGAGGTCAGCGCGGCCGACGCCGCTCGGGGTGTGAACGACGGGACGTTCGACTTCAGCGTCACGATCCCCGCGGACTTCTCGACCTCGCTCACCTCCGCGTCCGGCGACGCCCCGCGGCAGGCGACGGTCCAGCTCACGACGAACGACGCGAACAGCTACCTGGCGACGACGATCGGCGAGCAGGCGGTCAAGCAGATCAAGGCGACGATCGTCCAGACCGTCAACCGCCAGGCCGCGGGCCGGTTCCTCATCGCCCTCGACACCATCAAGACGAAGCTCGTCGACGCCAGCTCCGGTGCCGCGCAGCTGGCCGACGGAGCCCAGCAGGCCTTCGACGGTGCCGGGACCGCCCAGGCCGGCGCCGCGACCCTCGCGTCGGGCACGGCGCAGATCGCCGCCGGTACGGCCAGCCTGCCTGCCCAGACGGACCAGCTGGCGGCGGGGGCCGAACAGGTCGCCGCCGGCACCTCGACGCTCGCCGGCAAGGGCGACGAGGTCGGCGCGGCCGCCCAACAGCTCGTGAACTCGATCCCCACGGCACGCGCGCAGATCGCGCAGACCCTGACGGAGAACGGCTTCACGCCCGAGCAGATCGCCCAGGTCCTGGCCCTCCTCGACCCGGTCGCGGCCGACGCCACCACGGCGAACGAGCGGGTCCAGACCGTGGTGTCGCAGGTCGACCAGTTGAACAGCGGTGCCCAGCAGGTCGCGGGCGGCGCCAGGACCCTCAGCAACGCCATGCCAGCACTCGCCACCGGGACGCAACAGGCCGCGGACGGCGCAGCATCACTGCAGACCGGCCTCACCACGCTGCAGACGGGCCTCGGCACCCTGCGCGACGGCATCGTCACCCTCCGCGACGGACTGCAGTCGGGTGCCGACGCGATCCCGGCGACCACGCCGGACTCCCGCACGCTGCAGGCCAAGACGATCGCCGACCCGGTGAAACTGACGAACGCCTCGGTGACGAGTGCGGGCACCTACGGCGCCGGCCTCGCGCCGTTCTTCGTGAGCCTCGCCGCCTGGATCGGCATCTACGCCCTCTTCCTCATCGTCAAGCCGGTGTCACGCCGCGCGATCACCGCCCTCCACAGCCCGATCAAGGTGACGGTCGCCGGCTGGCTGACGCCCGGCCTGCTCGGCACGATCCAGATGGTCGCCCTGTTCGGCATCCTCGCGGGCGCCCTCCACTTCGAGGTCCACAACCCGCTCGGCACCTACGGGATGATGGCGCTCGCCTCGCTGACGTTCGCGGCGATCATCCTCACCCTGAACGTGTGGTTCGGCAGCGTCGGCCAGTTCCTCGGGCTCGTCCTCATGGTGGCCCAACTCGTCACCGCCGGCGGCACGTTCCCCTGGCAGACGTTGCCGGCCCCGCTCGCCGCGCTGCACCATGTGCTCCCGATGTCGTACGCCGTCGACGGGATGCGGCAGCTGATGTACGGGGGCCGGATGGACGCGGCACTGCAGGACGCCGGGGTGCTGCTCGCGTGGCTGGCGATCGCGCTGAGTCTCTCCGCGATCGGGGTCACGCGGATGACGCACGCCCGCACCCTGCGCGATCTCCGCCCCAGCCTCATCGGCTGA
- a CDS encoding TrmH family RNA methyltransferase: protein MPETPPSQEDPAAHPVDPAASASQGGVGPWQGDWPAEPWYDEELLRDGDTRNVVDRYRYWTMEAIVADIDEHRHPFHVAIENWQHDMNIGSIVRTANAFAADTVHIVGRRRWNKRGAMVTDRYQHVEYHADVAGLVAWARDAGLPIIAIDNVPGSVPIETTRLPERCILLFGQEGPGLSSEAIAAADAVLEITQFGSTRSINASAAAAVAMHAWVMQHVSFD from the coding sequence GTGCCAGAGACCCCGCCCAGCCAGGAAGATCCGGCCGCCCACCCGGTCGATCCCGCGGCATCCGCGAGCCAGGGTGGCGTCGGCCCGTGGCAGGGGGACTGGCCTGCGGAGCCCTGGTACGACGAGGAGCTCCTCCGCGACGGCGATACACGGAACGTCGTCGACCGGTACCGCTACTGGACGATGGAGGCCATCGTCGCCGACATCGACGAGCACCGGCACCCGTTCCACGTCGCCATCGAGAACTGGCAGCACGACATGAACATCGGGTCGATCGTGCGCACCGCCAACGCGTTCGCCGCCGACACCGTCCACATCGTCGGTCGTCGTCGCTGGAACAAGCGCGGGGCGATGGTCACCGACCGCTACCAGCACGTCGAGTACCACGCCGACGTCGCGGGCCTCGTCGCCTGGGCACGCGACGCGGGACTGCCGATCATCGCGATCGACAACGTCCCCGGCTCGGTCCCGATCGAGACCACCCGCCTTCCCGAGCGCTGCATCCTGCTGTTCGGACAGGAGGGTCCCGGCCTGTCGTCGGAGGCGATCGCGGCGGCCGATGCGGTGCTCGAGATCACGCAGTTCGGCTCGACGAGATCGATCAACGCCTCCGCTGCGGCGGCCGTCGCGATGCACGCGTGGGTCATGCAGCACGTGTCCTTCGACTGA
- a CDS encoding HAD-IIA family hydrolase, protein MSRRDEVECWLTDMDGVLVHENHALPGAAALLQQWQDQRTPFLVLTNNSIFTPRDLSARLRASGLDVPEEFIWTSALATAAFLAEQEPGGSAFVIGEAGITTAIHEAGFTMTETNPDYVVVGETRNYSFEAITKAIRLIAGGARFIVTNPDATGPSKDGPLPATGAIAALITKATGMEPYVVGKPNPMMFRSALNKIGAHSENTGMIGDRMDTDIVAGIEAGLHTILVLTGISDEAEINRYPFRPNEILSGVIDLVTDPVEVEI, encoded by the coding sequence ATGTCACGTCGCGACGAGGTCGAGTGCTGGCTCACCGACATGGACGGGGTGCTCGTCCACGAGAACCACGCCCTCCCGGGCGCAGCCGCGCTCCTGCAGCAGTGGCAGGACCAGCGGACGCCCTTCCTGGTGCTCACCAACAACTCGATCTTCACCCCACGCGACCTGAGTGCCCGCCTGCGCGCCTCCGGCCTGGACGTGCCGGAGGAGTTCATCTGGACCTCCGCCCTCGCCACGGCGGCGTTCCTCGCCGAGCAGGAGCCGGGTGGCTCGGCGTTCGTCATCGGCGAGGCCGGGATCACCACCGCCATCCACGAGGCCGGCTTCACGATGACGGAGACGAACCCCGACTACGTCGTCGTCGGTGAGACCCGCAACTACTCGTTCGAGGCCATCACGAAGGCGATCCGCCTGATCGCCGGCGGCGCCCGGTTCATCGTCACGAACCCGGACGCCACCGGACCGAGCAAGGACGGCCCGCTGCCGGCGACCGGCGCGATCGCGGCGCTCATCACGAAGGCGACCGGCATGGAGCCGTACGTGGTCGGCAAGCCCAACCCGATGATGTTCCGTTCCGCCCTCAACAAGATCGGCGCGCACTCGGAGAACACGGGCATGATCGGCGACCGCATGGACACCGACATCGTCGCGGGCATCGAGGCGGGTCTCCACACGATCCTCGTCCTCACGGGCATCAGCGACGAGGCCGAGATCAATCGCTACCCGTTCCGGCCGAACGAGATCCTCAGCGGCGTCATCGACCTCGTGACCGACCCCGTCGAGGTCGAGATCTAG
- a CDS encoding zinc-dependent alcohol dehydrogenase family protein, which yields MRAVVYDQFSTEPTVREVPDPQPSDAGVVVRVETTGLCRSDAHGWLGHDDGIALPQVPGHELVGRVHAVGPLVERFQVGDRVTVPFVCACGRCAECLAGNGQVCPNQTQPGFTHWGSYAELVALHDADVNLIPVPESLDAGAAALLGCRFATAFRGLVHRAALRSGERLLVVGCGGVGLSAAMIGVALGAEVVAVDIDAAALARARSIGVTHTIDSSGLDEAAVLARIAEVSPGGVQVSVEALGRESTMRLSLLALAPLGRQVQIGLFSSEPTLPMPRIIAQELSLHGSHGMPASDYRELLDLVASGALRPQDLIEHRIGLDEAPSALVALAAGDRSTGVTVIDVA from the coding sequence ATGCGCGCCGTCGTCTACGACCAGTTCAGCACCGAGCCGACCGTCCGGGAGGTCCCGGATCCGCAACCCTCCGACGCCGGCGTGGTCGTGCGGGTGGAGACGACCGGCCTGTGCCGGAGCGACGCGCACGGCTGGCTCGGCCACGACGACGGGATCGCCCTCCCGCAGGTGCCCGGTCATGAGCTCGTCGGACGCGTCCACGCCGTCGGCCCGCTGGTCGAACGGTTCCAGGTGGGCGACCGCGTCACCGTCCCGTTCGTGTGCGCCTGCGGGCGCTGTGCCGAATGCCTCGCCGGGAACGGACAGGTCTGCCCGAACCAGACGCAGCCCGGCTTCACGCACTGGGGGTCGTACGCCGAACTGGTCGCCCTGCACGATGCGGACGTCAACCTCATCCCGGTACCGGAGTCACTCGACGCGGGCGCCGCGGCCCTCCTCGGCTGCCGGTTCGCGACGGCGTTCCGCGGGCTCGTGCACCGGGCGGCGCTGCGCAGCGGTGAGCGCCTGCTCGTCGTCGGCTGCGGTGGCGTCGGGCTGAGTGCCGCGATGATCGGGGTGGCCCTGGGTGCCGAGGTCGTCGCCGTCGACATCGACGCCGCAGCCCTCGCACGCGCCAGGTCGATCGGCGTCACGCACACGATCGACTCCAGCGGGCTCGACGAGGCCGCCGTGCTCGCGCGCATCGCCGAGGTCAGCCCGGGCGGCGTCCAGGTCTCGGTCGAGGCCCTCGGTCGGGAGTCGACGATGCGGCTGAGTCTCCTGGCGCTCGCACCCCTGGGACGCCAGGTGCAGATCGGGCTGTTCTCCTCCGAGCCGACGCTCCCGATGCCGCGGATCATCGCCCAGGAGCTCTCCCTGCACGGCAGCCACGGCATGCCGGCATCCGACTACCGCGAGCTGCTCGACCTCGTCGCGAGCGGCGCGCTGCGCCCGCAGGACCTCATCGAGCACCGCATCGGCCTGGACGAGGCACCGTCGGCGCTCGTCGCCCTCGCGGCGGGCGACCGGTCGACGGGCGTCACGGTCATCGACGTCGCCTGA
- the pyrE gene encoding orotate phosphoribosyltransferase — protein sequence MTDARAQLIDHISAEAVFHGDFTLTSGKKATYYVDLRKVSLDHRVAPLIGQVMIDLIADVPDVFAVGGLTMGADPVAAAILHQGAARGLTYDAFVVRKEPKDHGRGKQVEGPDLQGKRVIVLEDTSTTGGSPLKAAEALEKIGAEVVAVAVVVDRATGAREIIEAAGYQYLAAIGLEDLGLA from the coding sequence GTGACGGACGCACGAGCTCAGCTCATTGACCACATCTCGGCGGAAGCCGTGTTCCACGGTGACTTCACCCTGACGAGCGGCAAGAAAGCGACGTACTACGTCGACCTCCGCAAGGTGAGCCTCGACCACCGCGTCGCGCCGCTCATCGGTCAGGTCATGATCGACCTCATCGCCGACGTCCCCGACGTCTTCGCGGTCGGCGGACTCACCATGGGAGCCGACCCCGTCGCCGCCGCGATCCTGCACCAGGGCGCTGCACGCGGCCTGACGTACGACGCGTTCGTCGTCCGTAAGGAGCCCAAGGACCACGGCCGCGGCAAGCAGGTCGAGGGCCCGGACCTCCAGGGCAAGCGCGTGATCGTCCTCGAGGACACCTCGACCACCGGCGGCTCGCCGCTCAAGGCCGCCGAGGCGCTCGAGAAGATCGGTGCCGAGGTCGTCGCGGTGGCCGTCGTCGTCGACCGCGCCACCGGCGCCCGCGAGATCATCGAGGCCGCCGGCTACCAGTACCTGGCCGCCATCGGCCTGGAAGACCTGGGACTCGCCTGA
- a CDS encoding amino acid permease: MANETRKISGVTYTAAGEGYFEKRSLKRSAGVWGLWGLAVAAVISGDFSGWNFGIDFAGFGGMLIAFIILVAMYYGMIFSIGEMAAAMPHTGGAYSFARAAMGPLGGFVTGLAETIEYVATTAVIVYFSASYADAITSELLGFSMPSPVWWAILYIAFIALNSAGASISFRFAIVVSIISIGILLVFSAMAVFSGQFAWANLFDIAPDPGQTEFLPHGVLPILFALPFAMWFFLGIEELPLAAEESHNPARDIPKAGFWARGTLIVTGLLVLFLNTGVIGAEATGTAGEPLLDGFRAIVGDGAAAVLALFALIGLLASLQGIMFAYGRNMYSLSRAGYYPRFLSLTGKRQTPWVALVAGALIGFVALLIVEAAGGSGGVAGAIVLNIAVWGAVLAYLMQMIAFLLLRRKFPNAKRPYLSPWGVPGAVIAAVIAALIFVGFLLNPTFLPAIIAIVVVYVVMLVAFAVWGRHRLVMSPEEEYAVSGGLHGDPETEGYGGATEAGLLAPDAPEQPGSGPTR, from the coding sequence ATGGCCAACGAAACGCGCAAGATCTCCGGGGTGACCTACACCGCGGCCGGTGAGGGCTACTTCGAGAAACGCAGCTTGAAACGATCCGCCGGCGTGTGGGGGCTCTGGGGCCTCGCCGTCGCGGCGGTCATCTCCGGCGACTTCTCCGGCTGGAACTTCGGCATCGACTTCGCCGGGTTCGGCGGCATGCTCATCGCCTTCATCATCCTCGTGGCGATGTACTACGGCATGATCTTCTCCATCGGGGAGATGGCGGCGGCCATGCCCCACACGGGCGGCGCGTACTCCTTCGCGAGAGCGGCGATGGGTCCGCTCGGCGGCTTCGTCACCGGACTCGCCGAGACGATCGAGTACGTCGCGACGACCGCGGTCATCGTGTACTTCTCCGCCTCCTACGCCGACGCCATCACGAGCGAACTCCTCGGCTTCTCGATGCCGTCACCGGTCTGGTGGGCGATCCTCTACATCGCCTTCATCGCGTTGAACTCCGCCGGCGCGAGCATCTCCTTCCGCTTCGCGATCGTCGTCTCGATCATCTCCATCGGCATCCTCCTCGTCTTCTCGGCGATGGCGGTCTTCTCCGGACAGTTCGCATGGGCGAACCTGTTCGACATCGCCCCCGACCCCGGGCAGACGGAGTTCCTGCCGCACGGCGTGCTCCCGATCCTCTTCGCCCTGCCGTTCGCCATGTGGTTCTTCCTCGGCATCGAGGAGCTGCCGCTCGCCGCGGAGGAGTCCCACAACCCGGCGCGCGACATCCCGAAGGCGGGCTTCTGGGCTCGGGGCACGCTCATCGTCACGGGTCTCCTCGTCCTGTTCCTGAACACCGGCGTGATCGGTGCCGAGGCGACGGGGACCGCGGGCGAACCGTTGCTCGACGGCTTCCGGGCCATCGTCGGTGACGGTGCCGCCGCCGTGCTCGCGCTGTTCGCGCTGATCGGTCTGCTCGCGTCGCTGCAGGGGATCATGTTCGCCTACGGGCGCAACATGTACTCGCTGTCCCGCGCCGGGTACTACCCGCGCTTCCTCTCCCTGACGGGGAAGCGCCAGACGCCGTGGGTCGCGCTCGTGGCCGGTGCCCTCATCGGGTTCGTGGCGCTCCTCATCGTGGAAGCGGCCGGCGGGTCGGGCGGCGTCGCCGGGGCGATCGTGCTCAACATCGCCGTCTGGGGCGCCGTGTTGGCGTACCTCATGCAGATGATCGCGTTCCTGCTGCTCCGGAGGAAGTTCCCGAACGCGAAGCGCCCCTACCTCAGCCCGTGGGGCGTGCCCGGCGCGGTCATCGCGGCCGTCATCGCCGCGCTCATCTTCGTCGGCTTCCTCCTCAACCCGACGTTCCTGCCGGCGATCATCGCCATCGTCGTGGTCTACGTCGTGATGCTGGTCGCCTTCGCGGTCTGGGGGCGCCACCGCCTCGTCATGTCGCCGGAGGAGGAGTACGCGGTCTCTGGTGGTCTGCACGGCGACCCGGAGACCGAGGGCTACGGTGGCGCGACCGAAGCCGGACTCCTCGCACCCGATGCACCTGAGCAGCCGGGGTCCGGCCCGACGCGTTGA
- a CDS encoding glutamine synthetase family protein has product MHPRSGNLTLEELTTAVAAKEIDTVILAFTDMQGRLVGKRVSARLFVEDVAEHGAECCNYLLAVDVEMNTVDGYAMSSWERGYGDMAMIPDFSTLRHVPWLPGTALVTADLQWLDDAPVVASPRQILIAQLERLAERGLVPFVGTELEFLVFDDTFREAWAKDYTKLTPATDYNIDYAILASTRMEPLLRDIRNAMDGAGMYCEGVKGECNLGQQEIAFRYDHALVTCDNHSIYKNGAKEIADAHGKSLTFMAKFDEREGNSCHIHISLRGEDGSAVFADPDAPDGMSKLFRHFLAGQIAAMRELTMFFAPNINSYKRYVDGSFAPTAVAWGHDNRTCSLRVVGRGLGMRVENRVPGGDVNQYLAVAALIAAGLHGIENELELEEATTGNAYTGGAPRVPTSLREAAELFSQSTIAREAFGDEVVDHYLNFAKVELAAFDAAVTDWERVRGFERL; this is encoded by the coding sequence ATGCACCCACGTTCAGGAAACCTGACGCTCGAGGAGCTCACGACCGCGGTCGCGGCGAAGGAGATCGACACCGTCATCCTCGCCTTCACCGACATGCAGGGGCGGCTCGTCGGCAAGCGCGTCTCGGCACGGCTCTTCGTCGAGGACGTCGCCGAACACGGCGCCGAGTGCTGCAACTACCTCCTCGCCGTCGACGTGGAGATGAACACCGTCGACGGCTACGCGATGTCGAGCTGGGAGCGCGGCTACGGCGACATGGCGATGATCCCCGACTTCTCGACCCTCCGTCACGTGCCCTGGCTTCCGGGCACGGCCCTCGTCACCGCCGATCTGCAGTGGCTCGACGACGCCCCCGTGGTCGCCTCCCCCAGGCAGATCCTCATCGCCCAGCTCGAACGGCTCGCCGAACGCGGACTCGTCCCCTTCGTCGGCACGGAGCTCGAGTTCCTCGTGTTCGACGACACCTTCCGCGAGGCCTGGGCGAAGGACTACACGAAGCTGACCCCGGCGACCGACTACAACATCGACTACGCGATCCTCGCCTCCACCCGCATGGAGCCCCTGCTCCGCGACATCCGCAACGCGATGGACGGCGCGGGGATGTACTGCGAGGGCGTCAAGGGCGAGTGCAACCTCGGCCAGCAGGAGATCGCGTTCCGGTACGACCACGCCCTGGTCACCTGCGACAACCACTCCATCTACAAGAACGGCGCGAAGGAGATCGCGGACGCGCACGGCAAGAGCCTCACGTTCATGGCGAAGTTCGACGAGCGCGAGGGCAACAGCTGCCACATCCACATCAGTCTCCGCGGCGAGGACGGCTCGGCGGTCTTCGCGGACCCCGACGCCCCCGACGGCATGTCGAAGCTGTTCCGGCACTTCCTCGCCGGGCAGATCGCCGCCATGCGCGAACTGACGATGTTCTTCGCGCCCAACATCAACTCCTACAAGCGCTACGTCGACGGCAGCTTCGCCCCCACCGCGGTGGCCTGGGGCCACGACAACCGCACGTGCTCGTTGCGCGTCGTCGGCCGAGGCCTCGGGATGCGCGTCGAGAACCGGGTGCCGGGCGGTGACGTCAACCAGTACCTCGCGGTCGCCGCGCTCATCGCGGCCGGACTGCACGGGATCGAGAACGAACTGGAACTCGAGGAGGCGACGACCGGCAACGCCTACACGGGCGGCGCCCCACGCGTGCCGACGTCGTTGCGGGAGGCGGCGGAGCTGTTCTCCCAGTCGACGATCGCCCGCGAGGCCTTTGGCGACGAGGTCGTCGACCACTACCTCAACTTCGCGAAGGTGGAGCTCGCCGCCTTCGACGCGGCGGTGACGGACTGGGAACGGGTGCGCGGCTTTGAGCGCCTCTGA